GCAACAGTGAATTTGTTACATTTATCTTTAAAGCTGCATAACTGAATGCACTTATATTGACCTGGAATCGTTGCACATATTCACTATGGAAAATGATGTTGTTCCAACGCTTACAGGTGCGCGAAGCATTTTTTACATTCATCTCATCCAGACGATCAAACACCATGCACAGCACCTACACCGTAGAAATCGATTAGAAATTGTGGGCTGGAACACCGACACCAAATTTCACTACAACGTACCTCGTTTGGTAATAACTCCGTATAATTCCGCTCCAATGCCATGATTTCCAGCAAGAACACACGCTCTAAAATCCTAGTTTTATTAGATTTGGtaaaaatcagaaaaaatcTTCCACAACACGTTACTTTGTGCGGAATATTTTTTCAGCGCGCTATTTTTACTTGCCTTCGACCGTACGGATTTTGACATCTCTTTCCGTTTCTTGAGGAAAGAGCGAGTAAACCAGATGTTTTTTGCGCCGTATAAGCGAGATGTGTAGTTTTTGCAAAACTGATTCCAGGAAATTTTTTGCTTTGTGAGCTCTGGTAATTATTCCCTGAAAGAGTGGTTGGAGTGGATTTTCAAAGAACCCGCATCAAAACCAAATCGATCTCGTCTTTGCAGCTTTAATTTTCATCATTGCAGCCACCAGATCACGTTTTTTACTAGTGCCGAACCAACTACGTGAGAACAATAAGATGTCAGGTGAAACAGAAAGTTTATCTAATAGAGTAGATGCGctttttgaatgtttgaatACAGTGCAAGCCCATATAAAGCGTGAAGATTTGAAGAACAAACCTGGAATGGTAAAAATTTTTGAGGAGATGCTTCAGCAAACACTTACAGAAGCGCTAAGTTTGCTGCCACAACTTGAAACCTCGAGGCACAACATGTATGAGAGAAAAATTTTTATGAACAGTTATGTAGATGCATGCTCTCTGCTGGAAGTTCGTAAGGAGGAATTGAAGAAATCTGTAGAGGCGATCACGCCATCGACGAGTTCCGTGAAACAGGATAACGGTGCTAAGTCACCCGGGAAGAACACCATCAACAAGATCAACAAGAAGGGAATGGTATTCCTTGCCCAGTTTCGCAATATTCTATCGTTCGAAAGCTGCCCACAGCAGACGAAATCCGATCGTATCCTGCGGCTCGTCGAAGAGATCGAAAAGGCCATTGACACCGCACGTGTGATCGCCGGTGAAACTGATGAAGAGGACAACTCGTTACTAGCCAATGGATTTCTAGTATCGTTAGCAATGAGCAAGTTGGACGAGGATACTCGAGCGGAGGTGATGAAGCACCAGGACCCTAGCATCATCCCGACCTGGACGGTTTTTCGTGAGCAGCTGATGCGTTTGACGAAGGATATCAATCCCCCTGAGTGAGCCACCGATCGAGTTGCACGAAATGAATGCAGTAATAATGCAGAAGAACATCATGAGATAATGTAATAACGGAATCTCGAATTGAAATTTGGTTTTAgcttttttgattttcgaaAGAATAGTTTGCTTTGGTACGAAAACGTCTGTCTTAAGCCCTTTTAGTCCTTTTGAAGATCGATTAAAGGCCACCATACCTTCGGGCACTCCACATCTTCATTCCAGCTAAAAAAATAGCAATATTTTGCCGGGGacattggttttttttattctgctCATGAAAAAAATCCCCTGCTATGCGATGGAGATCATTATTAAAAGATTATAGTCTATCCAAAGCTAAAAAGGCAAATAATTACGAACCAGATTTTCGATTCATGTTTGAGAAAAATCGATTGTCGAAAATCGTGCCTTCTGATACTACGGTTTGGCGGCAAAAAATCACATTTCACGATGCCACTGTAAACGTCAAACTGGATCCACAccaaggcaaggtactttaaaaagacaggtagcatcttaaccgctttgacaggtcaccattttgaatttgtttgacattcataggagggcgcttttataaacaaaaccacgtgagtttcaagaagaagaagaagaagatgtgggcaagtttggtggttttatcagggaaagtacctgatttcactctttttcgaatgtttaaatgattcatctctctatttaagatcattcgagcgaccgagttgtgttttacagcgagtgagcacggtccaggaacgctagcaagCTCTTGTTCAaggcgggtggcaagacctacggaccgataccatattgaaacactaggaagaattttgagaatatttgcataaactttaactttcgtaccacttttcgtgaatttgaactgtcgtaataccacagaaaagcgaaaacagctccgaaaagagcgttcccgaagtaaacatcccaacatcccgtgaatgtcaaactctgaagttttttctaaaataaattcggggatttgttctagataaagctacctgtctttttaaagtaccttgcaccaaggtgttttaaataggaAGGTGGTTTCTTAGCCGCTTTGACTGGTCGCCATATTGGTTGTAATTGACGTTCGTGCTGCAAGAAACCAGCgtgcgtttgaagaagaagaagaagaagacacggACAAATGGTACTATGGGACAAATGGACTATGGTTTTATCAGGCataggtgcctattcccgtcaggcgttacttgacgcctcagtCGTGTTCAACGATTTTTTAGGTTCGTCGATTATTTTCCCGAACAGAATGTCTGCTGTCACCAGCATAAAAGCGATCGCCTGGGTGATATCCTTAGGCAATAATGAACTTCTTGTTCATTTTCGGGTTCATTATCGACTAAGGAAATCACCCAGGCGATCGCTTTTTTTGCTGATGACAGTATAGGCGTTTTGTTCGGGAAAATAATCGACGAACCTAAAAAATCGTTGAACACGACTGAGGCGTCAACTATAGTTAATGTGGACCCGGCGGCATCATCACAGACGTCAAAAACGTCATCTGAAACGTCAATCGTGCgaggcaaaaagaaaagaaaaaaggcgaaacgaaagcaaaaaagtgtACGCGTATGGAACAGGGCCGAGTGGTATATTGCGATAATCGACTATTATTCTACTATTTCGCTGGCCAGCAAAACCGGGACAGTGTAGCGAGTATTTTCCGAACAAACTCCCACCGTTTGCGGAACGTGTACCCGTGTGTTGTGGCGAAGCGGACAGGTGTTGTTTAGCAGAAAACTCTGCTCCTTTTTTCGCTCTGGTCCTCGGTTATCACGGTGAtaatcgtcgtcttcgtcctcgtcgtaaAAGTTGCCCGTGTGGTTCGGTAACCCGTGTGGCAacaaggtggtggtgaggctGGTTATCCGCGGGGGTCACGGGTGCTCGTTGCCAACCTGTCCACCTGGAGCAGCTGTGCAAAGGTTGCTGAACGACCGTGAATGCTCGTGAAGGACTATCACGACGGCCACCTACCTCTAGGAAATATTGGCGACGAGCATTTTGCCTTCGTTCCCTCCTGCCCCAGACCAAACACAACTCGTATGCCTACTCGTTCACCGCGGATCGAGTGCGTAAGCGCGCGAGTAAACAACAATTAGAGTGAAAACGGCCCCCGGAGAAAGAAAGCCAAAGTCGAtcggccagcaacaacacaacaaaatacactttcgcttcgctggcGACGGCCGGGAttcgcatcggcaacggcGGACAATCCAAGGTGGcggtgaaaagcgaaaaggaaagcTCGGTTCCCTCGTTTTGCGTGTGTCGCTTGTCGAGCTCAGGCTGTTGCAGTAGTGTGTGGAtttgaatgaagaaaaagTGCAACAACCAAGTGTGCTAATTGGCGGGGACGTCCGCCTAGTGATAGAGGAATGGCGTTGTAGACACCTAGTCCGTGAGTGAGGGAGTGGTGATTCCTTCGCGTGCACCTGAAACCGGAGAAGGAGATCCTCAAGGAGGACACATTCTTGTTTACACAACTGTCACCATCATCCCAGCGGCGGAATCTTTTCGGCGGTAATACAAAGAACAAAACACGGAAGCTGCATCTCCTGTGCGACCAACGACGCCGTCATGGGGCTGCTGTTCGCCAAAATATGGAGCCTTTTCGGCAACGAAGGTATGTACACACCTTGGACAGGagggcacacaacacaacaacgcagTAAAAGGAAGAGTTCATTGGCCCACTTTGATgccgtgttggttggttgttgcacCTTCTTACGTTCGCGGTTGCCCTCCACACCGCAACCTCCTCATCATTTCCGTTGCCACAAAGTGAAAGGTCTATGGTCTCGATCACggtcatcatcctcctcctgcgccaacccaccacccaccaaacCATCTCGAACAGCTTCGTGCTGCTCCGGTTTGTTTTGTCCCACAGCGTTTCttttccagcatcatcatcatcatcatcaccaccgagtctctatgctgctgctgctgctgctgctgttgtaatGGTTATCAGTCAGATGAATGACTTCGCAGTCCCACCTCTCATGTTCCCCTCCCACCCGCTGAGAGAGTCCTTCGTTGCTTAtcatgttgatgttgttggacCACGGCGGTAGTCAACATGTAGCGAGCGCTCGTGGAGGGCTTCCGTTTGAAGGCAAAGAGTGCTGGGAAAGGTGTGCTGGTATctacaaccacaccaccactcgcCCATGTACCTGATAGTGGCTCGTGGAATGGATTATTAAAATGCCGTTTCTCTTTGCGTTAGACGCAATGGCTGCTTCGCCACCGAGCGCCAGCCaggcaaatgaaaatgagatTGACTAATGGATTACTAAACGCTTCTTTTAGCCACCGCTTCGAAATATCAACACCGTGATCCGTAAAGCGCGGCTAGTCACTAGTTGGCCCAAGGAATCGACGCAACGCGCACGGTCTACTCCGATTCAACAGGTTTCCGCGCGCGAGGCTCACATTCCGGCAATTCGCTTCTCACGAGAGCGCACAGCTGCCAAACGATCGTAGCACACCGCGTAGCGGTTCTGTGGCTTTAACCGTACGCGCCGTCGTTTCTTCGCTCCTTTGATTTTGCTCCGTGGGGCTCAATGAGCAAAGCTAACTTTAAAACGTTTCGAAGGTCAATGttttgaaagtgaaaccgctcgtttgctcgctgactggttcgctggctggctagctggctcgTTGCCCCAAAATATGTTGGTCACTCCGGTCACGATGTCCGCATCCCCCACGCCAggggtgtggtggttgttgtgttgttgtgcgtcATGCTCCATTTGCTTTCTTCGATTTTAAAACGTTAAGTGgtcattttcgtttctttgtcTCTCCTCCATGCGGTACCACTCGAGATTGTCATCCTCTGCGGGCTGCAGCATGGCTGTCTTGGCTCAAATCAAACGCTTCTCCAGTAGCTAACGACTCGTCTAGGAGGGCTAGGAGAGACCGCGCAATCAGCAAAAAACGTGATTTACTGTCAGAGAATAAGAAGCTAGATAGAAGGCTGTGCTGTGCGCGTGGCCTGCTGCGCTCGCTGCGATCAATGTGGCAAACGCTATTCACTTACTGCCAATGCTATGAGATATGGACTATGGTTTGATGAGGGGTCTGGAAGAAGATAGTTTTGATCTGACGGCGGTAGGTAAcagctgctgtcgctgccggAATCGCTTAACCGCGCAATGGATGTCAATACAGTATAGAGTAAATATATTTGCGCGTTACTGCTGATTTATAACAACACCGCTAACGAGGTGAGGCAGGACCACTTTCCCTGTGGCCAAATCGTGACACTACATTCCCGCCACCCGGggggcaagcaagcaagctcATGGAAACGTGGTTTGCATGTGCAAACCATCCTCCCCGCCCCCAGATCACCACCGTGAGACCGTGTGTCGTTTGCACGTGTCCGGCAAGCAAAGAAGCTCGTTAGCTGGTGCAGCGCACCAGTCAAACAAGAAACAGTACCCCTCGATACGTTCCGTCGCAGGATCGTGTCGAGCCGCGGCAGCTTCACTGACCGTTTTCCTATCCACGTGTGGCGTGATGTATGTCGTGCTGCGCCTGGAAGGAAGCAACCTTGCCCCGGCACTGCGATATCGATCTGTTGCTGAAGTAGGCCGTCACCTCAGGTTTTCAGGCCTACTAGACTAATCTGATTGCTTAAAATTGCGTCAACCAATGCGAGTAACCAACCGAACTCTCATCTGTGTTTACAGTGGGATGCAATGTGCCAAAGGCCCAAAAACACCCGTTCGGTCATGCGTGGGATAATCGACAAACCGTACGAGAGAGGGTGAGCGAGATTCAGTTCGGATAATGTCACGGTCGATCGACCATTAcgggggcacacacacactccgggggTGGTAAGGGAGGGTTGTTCAATGGATCGTACATCGGGGGTTAGGTTGATCGTGGCTCACATTCACCATATGAGATTGACTCCATCCAGTTTCCTAAATTGTCGCACCAACACTCCTTCGGTTCAGCGCTCTGGAATGTAGTGTAACCAGCGTACTTTAGCTTTAATTGACAATTATGGCcacaggggggaggggagtgatgcggctactgctgctgctgtttgccttGCTTGGAATGTTGTACCACCATAAACTCACACCCGCTGCGATGGTGCCGGCTTTAGGGGCTGTACGGTGAATGCCCCTCCGTTCATACCAGGGCTAGCCTGGAGCAAACCCCGAAAGGGTAAATTCTCTGTTACATGATATGGTCCGGTGAGCTAATCCGATCTCTTATAGCACGCGTTTGGCCATTGGATCTTAGGTGGTACAGGTATAGTGCCCGTACTGTGGCCTATGATATCAGAGCAGAGACATATATATCTCTGTTAGCATTATGATAGGAGTGAGATGTTCTGCATgtgtacacacagacacactcgtATATGCCTTCAAAGGTAAGGAGGTCTGTGGAATACGTGACCGATTTCCGTTTAATATTGTTACAAGCGTTGTGTTTCTACATATCGTAAATTGCTCGGTTTTACGACGCGCGTACGTGCTAATTAGTCACACGGCACCGCCGCCCCAGCGGTCGATGATATTTTGTCGTCACTGACGCTGAAGCACACGGAAGAAAACGGTTTTACGGTCCGTTTGCTACTAATTCAAACCGGTCAGTTATGCAACCCAAAACAAGCTGGAATGTAGGTGATGAGGATGGCCCTTTAATGTTTGTAAAACTACTCTGAAGGCAGGATCGAGGAATGCGGACAAACGTGATCAATCCCGAAATGCCACAAATCGTTTCGTTAGAGGGTTTCGAATGTGGTTTTATTGCATTCCCGAGGTTATCGTTGTTATGCGTGGTAACTATGCTGCGTGCTTTCGATCATAGTAGCGTTGGTGCAGTAATGTCTAGCTCGAAACATTAGAtaagaatgaaatgaaacgccTTTCTATATTCTATTAAAACGCAAATCTTTGTTTTTCAACGCTCTAatcgtatttttttcttttctcatcTTTGCTTCAGAACACAAACTAGTCATGGTGGGACTGGATAACGCTGGCAAAACGACCATCCTCTATCAGTTCCTGATGAATGAAGTCGTCCACACGAGCCCAACGATCGGATCGAACGTGGAAGAGGTACGTACGATTATCGGCTCCTGTGTTTCGCTATTTCGCGCCACGACCAAACGGAGACAGAACGCACAGCATAAACACCAGCCACGAAGTCACGCGAAATGTGCTGACAATAAGCGGCTTATCGGTGGCGTCTCATGCATGCGAAACCAAACTCATGACTCATAAGTATGTATTGTACTttgttcttttcgtttccgccgctgttgttgctgctgcttgacccTTTGGCACCGAACATACTTACCGATGCAGATCGTGTGGAAAAACATACACTTTCTGGTGTGGGATCTGGGTGGACAGCAAAGTTTACGGGCGGCATGGAGCACCTACTACACGAACACGGAGGTAAGCCAAAGGAGTTAGCTCCATTCCTTTGCCGTGGCTCACGTGCTGCACGTGATCTAGTTTGCCTTACCGGATGCTACGCGCAAGTTTTtcatcctctctttctctctcgtgctgcAGCGATATAAATAGTTTGCGCCCGGTCTACCGACGAAGGATAATAATgtatttcttttcgttttttccgcTTCCTTGCCACGTTTCTCTAGTTCATCATCATGGTAATAGACTCGACGGATCGGGAGCGGTTAGCGGTGACACGTGAAGAGTTGTATAAAATGCTGCAGCATGAAGACTTAACCAAGGCCAGCTTACTGGTTTACGCCAACAAGCAGGTGCGTTTTGGGCATGGGGAGTATGGGCATAAAGGTGCAATAGGATGCATTCAATAATATAACCATTTTCTTGCTCTACAGGATCTAAAAGACTCGATGAGTGCAGCTGAAATTTCCAAACAACTAGACCTCACCTCAATCAAAAAGCACCAATGGCACATACAGTCCTGCTGTGCGCTAACGGGCGAAGGGTAAAGAACAGTacaagagaaggagagagcgagagtgcaAACACTAACTTCATCATTTCGTTCCATGAACCCTACCATGTAGGCTCTATCAAGGACTGGAATGGATAGCACAGCGAATTAAGAAGAAATGACACCGACCAGAgtaaagctgctgctgacgatgcaTCTCGGGCATCCGGTTTCCCTTTAGCGTCTCCT
This sequence is a window from Anopheles darlingi chromosome 3, idAnoDarlMG_H_01, whole genome shotgun sequence. Protein-coding genes within it:
- the LOC125955965 gene encoding ADP-ribosylation factor-like protein 5B, encoding MGLLFAKIWSLFGNEEHKLVMVGLDNAGKTTILYQFLMNEVVHTSPTIGSNVEEIVWKNIHFLVWDLGGQQSLRAAWSTYYTNTEFIIMVIDSTDRERLAVTREELYKMLQHEDLTKASLLVYANKQDLKDSMSAAEISKQLDLTSIKKHQWHIQSCCALTGEGLYQGLEWIAQRIKKK
- the LOC125955959 gene encoding uncharacterized protein LOC125955959, translated to MSGETESLSNRVDALFECLNTVQAHIKREDLKNKPGMVKIFEEMLQQTLTEALSLLPQLETSRHNMYERKIFMNSYVDACSLLEVRKEELKKSVEAITPSTSSVKQDNGAKSPGKNTINKINKKGMVFLAQFRNILSFESCPQQTKSDRILRLVEEIEKAIDTARVIAGETDEEDNSLLANGFLVSLAMSKLDEDTRAEVMKHQDPSIIPTWTVFREQLMRLTKDINPPE